One region of Exiguobacterium acetylicum genomic DNA includes:
- a CDS encoding flagellar hook-length control protein FliK, whose amino-acid sequence MNMTEVIQSSSPNLNTGTGKKGEITTVGGQFASLLDYLTKLPTMSPSPVSADLTALETKVETPTLPDWIQELVDQPDELLSLLKQPEVEALKQEPKKMEQLLAFVKQLLEGNVEQAKNQFDQLPPLLQQVVLQTVTNDTVKMKDHHTNNLKQPSLPTIEGDISALPVKQTLPQTGPTIVETLKSDTVAVAEQGKGKTPLPLAFASLMRKATMPVDPEGKATPPPMNMPIYKGIPLQTIRPVPLPIPEQIQQRIEAALQQAPFLKGADGSTRLSIRLYPEQLGEVVVQLDRKEGALTVKLFASTEQAKQSIEQQLGKLQTALHQQTPVVKIETGMIASSAREFQQSFTRDQQEHESPYQETPTPVEEEEEEDDD is encoded by the coding sequence ATGAACATGACGGAAGTAATACAATCATCCTCCCCGAACTTGAATACTGGAACAGGGAAAAAAGGAGAGATTACAACGGTTGGGGGTCAATTTGCTTCGTTACTGGATTATCTAACGAAGTTACCAACAATGTCACCGTCACCAGTCTCAGCTGATTTGACTGCACTCGAGACAAAAGTGGAGACACCAACATTACCGGATTGGATACAAGAACTCGTAGATCAACCGGACGAGCTTCTCTCTTTACTGAAACAACCGGAAGTAGAGGCGTTAAAACAAGAACCGAAGAAAATGGAACAACTACTAGCATTCGTTAAACAATTACTTGAAGGAAATGTCGAGCAGGCAAAAAATCAGTTCGATCAATTGCCACCATTGCTTCAACAAGTCGTCTTACAGACAGTGACGAACGATACGGTCAAAATGAAAGATCATCATACGAACAACTTGAAACAACCATCACTTCCTACGATTGAAGGAGACATTTCCGCGTTGCCTGTGAAACAGACGCTCCCTCAAACTGGTCCTACTATTGTCGAGACGCTCAAGTCGGACACTGTAGCTGTAGCTGAGCAAGGGAAAGGAAAGACACCACTTCCGTTGGCATTCGCTTCACTCATGCGAAAAGCGACCATGCCCGTTGATCCCGAAGGAAAAGCCACGCCGCCTCCGATGAACATGCCGATTTACAAAGGTATCCCGTTGCAAACGATTCGTCCGGTGCCGCTACCTATTCCAGAACAGATTCAACAACGAATCGAAGCCGCACTTCAGCAAGCACCGTTCTTAAAAGGTGCTGACGGGTCAACTCGATTGTCGATTCGTCTTTATCCAGAGCAGCTTGGAGAGGTCGTCGTTCAACTCGATCGTAAGGAGGGGGCACTGACCGTCAAACTGTTTGCAAGCACTGAGCAAGCGAAACAATCGATCGAGCAACAACTTGGGAAATTGCAGACAGCTTTACACCAGCAGACGCCGGTCGTGAAGATCGAGACGGGGATGATTGCTTCTAGTGCACGGGAGTTTCAACAGTCGTTCACACGTGATCAGCAGGAGCATGAGTCTCCTTATCAAGAAACACCCACTCCAGTAGAGGAAGAAGAGGAGGAAGACGATGACTGA
- a CDS encoding flagellar basal body-associated FliL family protein yields MIIVAALMVGAGYMIMNYFLANDTTEAKVEQPTGEELDARSLQTDDLTTNIADERFLNVQFTIVTDDQATRDDLELRKFQINNIILGDLSAMKKSDLDSKADMEKLEERLRMQFKKLIQEGDVQRVYTTKKIIQ; encoded by the coding sequence ATGATCATTGTCGCAGCATTGATGGTTGGGGCAGGGTATATGATCATGAATTACTTTTTGGCTAATGATACGACAGAAGCAAAAGTCGAACAGCCGACAGGTGAAGAACTTGATGCACGAAGTCTTCAGACAGACGACTTGACGACAAATATCGCTGACGAACGGTTCTTGAATGTCCAATTCACGATCGTTACAGACGATCAAGCAACACGTGATGATTTAGAATTACGAAAATTCCAAATCAATAACATCATCTTGGGTGACCTTTCGGCGATGAAAAAGTCGGATTTAGATTCAAAAGCGGATATGGAAAAGCTTGAAGAACGGTTGCGGATGCAGTTCAAGAAGCTCATCCAAGAAGGTGATGTCCAGCGTGTCTATACGACGAAAAAAATCATCCAGTGA
- a CDS encoding flagellar hook capping FlgD N-terminal domain-containing protein: MTDAIKTDGTSYQLPEKSQVPTNKAMDKDMFMKILIAQLSNQDPTAPMEDKDFIAQMAQFSSLEQMQAIGKTMDTMVLNQHATALLSYSNLIGKKVSYDAESKTTDASGAEQTTTVEETASVVSVKRDGLDIMAELSNGKQISVYELTQIQSKEEK, encoded by the coding sequence ATGACTGATGCAATCAAAACAGATGGTACTTCATACCAGCTTCCTGAAAAGTCACAAGTACCGACGAATAAAGCGATGGACAAGGATATGTTCATGAAGATTCTGATTGCCCAGCTGTCGAATCAGGACCCGACAGCTCCGATGGAAGACAAGGATTTCATTGCTCAGATGGCACAGTTTTCTTCACTTGAACAGATGCAAGCAATCGGCAAGACGATGGACACGATGGTTTTGAACCAGCATGCGACAGCGTTACTATCTTACAGTAATCTAATTGGTAAAAAAGTTAGTTATGATGCGGAGTCGAAGACGACTGATGCCTCAGGAGCAGAGCAGACGACGACCGTCGAAGAGACAGCCAGTGTCGTTAGCGTAAAACGGGATGGACTGGATATCATGGCTGAACTATCGAACGGAAAACAGATCAGTGTGTATGAACTGACGCAGATTCAATCAAAGGAGGAAAAATAA
- the fliQ gene encoding flagellar biosynthesis protein FliQ has protein sequence MTQEMIIQLASSAVWTLLKVSAPLLLVSLVVGLLVSILQATTQIQEQTLSFVPKIVAVFLALVFFGPWIMQELQTFTIDLFKQIAEVSRK, from the coding sequence ATGACTCAAGAAATGATTATTCAGTTGGCAAGCTCTGCTGTCTGGACATTACTCAAGGTATCGGCTCCCTTGCTACTCGTCTCGCTCGTCGTTGGTCTGCTCGTCAGTATATTGCAGGCGACGACACAGATTCAGGAACAGACATTATCGTTCGTTCCGAAGATCGTTGCCGTATTTTTAGCACTTGTCTTCTTTGGACCTTGGATCATGCAGGAGCTACAAACCTTTACGATCGATCTATTCAAACAAATCGCTGAGGTTTCCCGAAAATGA
- the fliR gene encoding flagellar biosynthetic protein FliR, with product MTLLSFLSVFLLVFGRIVGFLVAAPLFSSKQLPAQHKLALAAGLAYFASYAVKTDVRVEDFDFFFRMGTEVLVGLALGLLASFLLYAPQIAGSIIDLQMGLAMASAYDPMFGGQSPIVGRFYYMLTLLVLLASDMHLILLDGIYTSFQIFPPGSLIAVSGDAGMSLVIRVVGLAMLTALQMAMPLVVSLFLVDLALGFLAKTAPQFNIFAIGFSVKLLMGYAILFLLAGATITGIGRFVPLLQDVLADAIRLLGG from the coding sequence ATGACGTTACTTTCTTTCCTGAGTGTTTTCCTGCTCGTCTTTGGACGGATCGTTGGTTTTCTTGTCGCGGCGCCTTTGTTTTCATCAAAGCAATTACCAGCGCAACATAAATTAGCGCTCGCTGCGGGACTTGCTTACTTTGCGAGCTACGCCGTGAAGACAGATGTTCGTGTAGAAGACTTCGATTTTTTCTTTCGGATGGGAACGGAAGTCTTAGTGGGGCTAGCTCTTGGCTTACTTGCTAGTTTTTTATTATATGCCCCACAAATCGCGGGCTCGATCATCGACTTGCAGATGGGTCTTGCGATGGCTTCCGCTTATGATCCGATGTTTGGCGGGCAGTCACCCATCGTCGGACGATTTTATTACATGCTGACGTTACTCGTTCTACTCGCTTCTGATATGCATCTCATTTTACTGGACGGCATCTACACGAGCTTTCAAATCTTTCCGCCGGGCAGTCTGATTGCGGTATCAGGGGACGCTGGAATGAGTCTTGTCATCCGTGTCGTTGGTCTTGCGATGTTGACTGCCTTACAAATGGCGATGCCACTTGTCGTTTCACTCTTTTTAGTGGATCTCGCACTCGGTTTCTTAGCGAAAACGGCACCCCAGTTCAATATTTTTGCGATTGGTTTTTCCGTCAAACTGTTAATGGGATACGCGATTCTGTTTTTATTAGCAGGCGCGACGATCACAGGAATCGGTCGATTCGTTCCATTGTTGCAAGATGTACTTGCAGACGCCATTCGATTACTAGGAGGTTAA
- the flhB gene encoding flagellar biosynthesis protein FlhB, translating to MHTYRLRLDLQYFAGEKTEKATPRKRDDSRKKGQVAKSADLTSSIMLFAMFLVLYFFGPFLGRRFVLVLQDGLSASQVLQAVEEGRIEQILVEMLIQMGILVAPFFLTAVVIGILGNFVQIGVLLSGEAIQPKLDRINPLQGVKRIVSVKALVEFLKSVFKLLVIGVTSGTVLWNNKVEISRLTSEPIGDALAIIGHLTFLLGLSVSIALIALAILDFAYQKFDFEKSIRMSKQDLKDEHKNTEGDPQIKGKIKQQQREMAMRRMMQEIPNADVVITNPTHYAVAIQYDDGKHMAPIVVAKGVDAVAFRIREKATAADVPIVENRPLARALFAQTEIGMAVDETFYQALAETLAFVYQLKQAK from the coding sequence ATGCATACATACCGATTACGCCTTGATCTTCAGTACTTCGCTGGTGAGAAGACGGAAAAGGCGACACCTCGAAAGCGGGATGACTCCCGCAAGAAGGGACAGGTCGCAAAATCAGCAGATTTAACGAGTAGTATCATGTTATTCGCGATGTTCCTTGTTCTCTATTTTTTTGGTCCGTTTCTAGGACGGCGATTCGTGCTCGTCCTACAAGATGGTCTCAGTGCAAGTCAAGTTCTGCAAGCCGTCGAAGAGGGACGAATCGAACAGATTTTAGTCGAGATGCTGATTCAAATGGGGATTTTAGTCGCACCGTTCTTTTTAACAGCGGTCGTCATCGGGATCCTTGGCAATTTCGTTCAGATTGGTGTGCTCTTAAGTGGTGAGGCGATTCAGCCGAAGTTGGACCGAATCAATCCACTTCAAGGCGTTAAACGGATCGTTAGCGTCAAAGCACTCGTCGAATTTTTGAAATCCGTTTTTAAACTGTTAGTCATCGGTGTCACGAGTGGCACGGTTCTTTGGAATAATAAAGTCGAGATTTCGAGGCTGACCTCGGAACCAATCGGCGATGCGTTAGCTATCATTGGTCATTTAACATTTTTACTCGGTTTGTCGGTCAGTATCGCCTTGATCGCGTTAGCCATTCTTGACTTCGCTTATCAAAAATTTGATTTCGAAAAGTCGATTCGAATGAGTAAACAGGATTTAAAGGATGAGCATAAGAACACGGAAGGTGACCCTCAAATCAAAGGAAAGATCAAACAACAACAACGGGAGATGGCGATGCGGCGGATGATGCAAGAAATACCGAATGCCGACGTCGTCATCACGAACCCGACCCATTATGCGGTAGCAATTCAATACGATGACGGAAAACATATGGCACCGATCGTCGTTGCAAAAGGCGTAGATGCTGTCGCGTTCCGGATTCGGGAGAAGGCGACAGCAGCTGACGTCCCGATTGTTGAAAATCGTCCGCTGGCGCGGGCGTTGTTCGCTCAAACAGAGATTGGTATGGCAGTGGATGAAACGTTCTATCAGGCGCTCGCTGAAACACTCGCCTTTGTCTATCAACTGAAACAAGCAAAATGA
- a CDS encoding flagellar biosynthetic protein FliO, with product MKKVTLLICLLFLLTLPVQAETVEEKLNPTKNDAPTTQQVDESPSMALTIFKGVVVLVVLIGGFIVVTRFIHERTRGVRHSGRLTHLGGVPLGKDRSVQLVKVQDKIYVVGVGENVQLLDTLDDLEGYEPTDLEESSSKSAPSPFLETFKQQLEQLQKNRGRS from the coding sequence ATGAAAAAAGTGACTTTGCTGATTTGTCTTCTGTTTCTGCTGACACTTCCTGTACAGGCGGAAACGGTTGAAGAAAAATTAAATCCAACCAAGAACGATGCACCGACGACTCAGCAAGTCGATGAGAGTCCTTCCATGGCGTTGACTATCTTCAAAGGAGTCGTCGTTCTCGTCGTCTTGATCGGTGGATTCATCGTCGTGACGCGATTCATTCATGAACGGACACGAGGCGTCAGACACTCTGGTCGATTGACTCATCTAGGTGGTGTACCACTTGGTAAGGATCGATCGGTTCAGTTAGTGAAAGTGCAGGATAAGATTTATGTCGTCGGTGTTGGTGAGAACGTGCAACTCTTAGACACGCTGGACGATTTAGAGGGATACGAACCGACGGATCTTGAAGAGTCATCTTCGAAATCAGCACCTTCACCATTCCTTGAGACGTTCAAACAACAACTCGAGCAACTACAGAAGAATCGAGGGCGCTCATGA
- the fliY gene encoding flagellar motor switch phosphatase FliY, which yields MSDMLSQDEIDALLRGTPSNDEPQDTDADEILDDMEIDALGEVGNISLGNSATALSALLNQKVEITTPHVRMISMEELRSRYPIPHVALRVGYTEGFKGENVLILTQRDASVIANLMMGGDGVIDESIEMDPIALSAVQEAMNQMMGAAATSMSTVFSMRIDISPPAVEIFDFSQDKSIVDSFSLWENMVIIEFDLKIGTMIDSKIVQLAPLDFSKQLIQKLFSASTTQQAEPAPQTTAQAQPEQPQAQPTPAPAMEQRTVVPPPEPKATPVGVSPVQFSQLGEMEVEGTPGNIGMLYDVPLNVTVELGRTRRSVRDILELTQGSVIELDKLAGEPVDVLVNNTLIATGEVVVIEENFGVRITEIVNTKERLRMF from the coding sequence ATGAGCGATATGCTTTCGCAAGATGAAATCGATGCGTTGTTACGCGGAACGCCATCAAACGATGAACCGCAAGATACGGACGCAGACGAAATACTAGATGATATGGAAATCGATGCACTAGGGGAAGTCGGAAACATCTCACTTGGGAATTCAGCAACGGCCTTATCGGCATTGTTGAATCAAAAAGTAGAAATTACGACACCGCACGTCCGGATGATTTCGATGGAAGAATTACGAAGTCGTTATCCGATTCCTCATGTCGCGTTGCGCGTCGGCTATACGGAAGGATTTAAAGGAGAAAACGTCCTGATCCTGACACAGCGAGACGCTTCCGTCATTGCGAATCTGATGATGGGAGGCGATGGCGTCATTGATGAATCAATCGAAATGGATCCGATTGCTCTTTCTGCTGTACAGGAAGCGATGAATCAGATGATGGGAGCTGCTGCGACATCGATGTCGACCGTGTTCTCCATGCGAATCGATATCTCACCGCCTGCAGTAGAAATCTTCGACTTTTCACAAGATAAGAGTATCGTCGATAGCTTTTCTCTTTGGGAGAACATGGTCATCATCGAGTTTGATCTGAAGATTGGCACGATGATTGATTCAAAAATCGTTCAATTAGCACCGTTGGATTTTTCGAAGCAATTGATTCAAAAACTCTTTAGCGCGAGTACGACCCAACAAGCAGAACCTGCACCGCAAACAACGGCACAAGCGCAACCAGAACAACCACAAGCACAACCGACACCAGCACCAGCGATGGAGCAACGAACGGTCGTCCCACCACCTGAACCGAAAGCAACGCCAGTCGGTGTCAGTCCAGTTCAATTTAGTCAGTTAGGTGAGATGGAAGTAGAGGGCACGCCAGGAAATATCGGAATGTTATATGATGTTCCGTTGAACGTCACGGTTGAGTTAGGACGGACACGCCGCTCCGTTCGTGACATATTGGAATTAACACAAGGTTCTGTCATCGAGCTGGATAAACTGGCAGGGGAACCAGTTGACGTTCTCGTCAACAATACATTGATCGCAACGGGTGAAGTGGTCGTCATCGAAGAGAATTTCGGTGTACGTATTACAGAAATCGTAAATACAAAAGAACGTCTTCGGATGTTCTAA
- the fliP gene encoding flagellar type III secretion system pore protein FliP (The bacterial flagellar biogenesis protein FliP forms a type III secretion system (T3SS)-type pore required for flagellar assembly.), whose translation MNTIENLISLDTPSGTATSIKLLVLLTLLSLAPSLLILMTCFTRVVVVLSFVRSALGTQQTPPNQLLVGLALFITLFVMSPVLSELNTTALKPYMADKISQDEAFDKAGDTMKRFMSKHTRTNDLELFLKYGNYEKPEKIEDIPLVALVPAYAISELKTAFQIGFMIFIPFLVIDMVVSSVLMSMGMMMLPPVMIALPFKLLLFILVDGWHLIVESLLVSMR comes from the coding sequence ATGAATACGATTGAAAATCTGATCTCACTTGATACTCCGTCAGGGACAGCGACATCGATCAAACTGCTTGTATTACTGACGTTGTTGTCGCTGGCGCCTTCATTACTTATTCTAATGACCTGTTTCACACGTGTCGTCGTCGTGTTGTCGTTCGTCCGTTCGGCTCTCGGAACACAACAAACGCCACCAAACCAGTTGCTCGTCGGACTGGCTTTGTTCATTACGCTGTTCGTCATGTCGCCCGTCTTATCGGAATTAAATACGACGGCCTTAAAACCATACATGGCCGATAAAATCAGTCAAGATGAAGCGTTTGATAAAGCGGGAGATACGATGAAACGCTTCATGTCGAAGCACACGCGAACGAATGATTTAGAATTATTCTTAAAATACGGTAATTATGAAAAACCGGAAAAAATTGAAGATATCCCACTCGTCGCACTCGTTCCAGCATATGCGATTAGTGAACTGAAGACGGCCTTTCAAATCGGTTTCATGATCTTCATACCTTTCCTTGTCATCGACATGGTCGTCTCGAGTGTTTTGATGTCGATGGGGATGATGATGTTACCACCGGTCATGATTGCGTTACCGTTTAAGCTATTGTTATTTATTCTAGTTGACGGCTGGCACCTGATCGTTGAATCACTACTTGTCAGTATGCGTTAG
- a CDS encoding response regulator yields the protein MSAKVLIVDDAAFMRMMIKEILSKNGYDVVGEAENGREAVSKYKELTPDLVTLDITMPEMDGISALKEIKAFNPAAKVIMCSAMGQQSMVIDAIQAGAKDFIVKPFQADRVLEAVSKTVSS from the coding sequence ATGAGTGCAAAAGTATTAATCGTAGACGATGCCGCTTTCATGCGGATGATGATCAAGGAAATCCTATCGAAGAACGGCTATGATGTCGTCGGTGAAGCAGAAAATGGACGCGAAGCGGTCTCGAAGTATAAGGAATTGACACCAGACCTCGTCACGTTAGACATTACGATGCCTGAGATGGACGGGATCTCTGCGCTTAAAGAAATCAAAGCATTCAATCCTGCGGCTAAGGTCATCATGTGTTCGGCGATGGGGCAACAGTCGATGGTCATCGATGCGATTCAAGCAGGTGCGAAAGATTTCATCGTCAAACCGTTCCAAGCGGATCGTGTGCTTGAAGCGGTCTCGAAAACTGTCTCGTCATGA
- a CDS encoding flagellar export protein FliJ — protein sequence MKTIYERIIPLAEAEKDRVAKELSLHKKQYEIEVEKLYHLLVRYESFLKAQDEIGIVELTSSQYRERARDVVKQEIERQQLYVTQSKNRYERAQEALERALIEEKKFSRLQENHTVETKRIEALTEQNQLDELALLQFGRGRMI from the coding sequence ATGAAGACGATTTATGAACGAATCATTCCTTTAGCTGAAGCAGAGAAAGATCGCGTCGCAAAAGAATTGAGCCTTCATAAAAAGCAATATGAGATTGAAGTCGAAAAACTATACCATCTGCTCGTCCGTTATGAGTCCTTTCTGAAAGCGCAAGATGAGATTGGCATCGTCGAATTAACGTCTTCGCAATATCGAGAACGGGCTCGAGATGTCGTAAAACAAGAAATCGAACGGCAACAACTGTACGTGACACAATCGAAAAATCGCTATGAACGCGCACAGGAAGCACTCGAACGAGCGTTGATCGAAGAGAAGAAGTTTAGTCGTCTGCAAGAGAATCATACGGTTGAAACGAAACGAATTGAGGCATTGACGGAACAAAATCAATTAGATGAACTGGCATTGTTACAGTTTGGAAGAGGACGGATGATATGA
- the fliM gene encoding flagellar motor switch protein FliM — MSEVLSQHEIDALLSAISSGDMEVEEIRSQEEQRRVKVYDFKRALRFSKDQLRNLTRIHEQFARVLTTHFSAQLRTYVQFTVNTVEQLPYDEFIHSIPNMTLINLVNLHPLDGKVLFEVNPNIAYAMLDRLLGGPGEGMNKIENLTEIETRILTQLFKRAFVQYGAAWESVTEVEAEYDDLEINPQFLQLVSPNETVILVSIYVTVGEVSGTLNVCLPFVTLESVLPKLSSHYWMQQEKRTTADNQESEHMQTQLMSSVVDLKAVLGQTELSFGELLHLEVGDCLSLKTRASDAVDVFVDDRKMFKARPGLNGKHLALQVLQRIEEE; from the coding sequence ATGAGCGAAGTATTATCCCAACATGAAATCGATGCCTTGCTATCAGCCATTTCAAGCGGAGATATGGAAGTCGAGGAAATCCGAAGCCAAGAGGAGCAGCGCCGTGTCAAAGTCTATGACTTCAAACGAGCGCTTCGCTTCTCAAAAGATCAATTACGGAATTTGACGCGGATCCATGAACAGTTCGCCCGAGTCTTGACGACGCATTTTTCCGCACAACTACGGACGTACGTCCAGTTCACAGTCAACACAGTCGAGCAACTCCCTTATGATGAATTCATTCATTCTATTCCGAACATGACATTGATCAATCTAGTCAATCTTCATCCGCTTGATGGTAAAGTCCTGTTCGAAGTCAATCCGAATATCGCCTATGCGATGCTCGATCGATTGCTTGGAGGACCGGGTGAAGGGATGAATAAGATTGAAAATTTAACGGAGATTGAGACGCGTATTCTGACGCAATTATTCAAACGTGCCTTCGTCCAGTACGGAGCTGCTTGGGAGTCGGTGACGGAAGTTGAGGCGGAGTACGACGATTTGGAGATCAATCCGCAGTTTTTACAGCTCGTTTCTCCGAATGAGACGGTCATCCTCGTCTCGATTTACGTAACCGTCGGAGAAGTGAGTGGTACATTGAATGTCTGTCTGCCGTTCGTGACCCTTGAATCCGTTCTTCCGAAATTATCAAGTCATTATTGGATGCAACAAGAAAAGCGAACGACAGCAGATAATCAAGAGTCTGAACACATGCAAACGCAGTTGATGAGTTCCGTCGTCGATTTAAAAGCAGTGCTCGGCCAAACAGAGCTATCGTTTGGTGAATTGTTACACCTCGAAGTAGGCGATTGTTTATCCCTGAAGACGCGAGCCTCAGATGCCGTCGATGTATTCGTCGATGACCGGAAGATGTTTAAAGCTCGACCGGGACTAAACGGGAAACACCTCGCTTTGCAAGTCTTACAACGAATTGAGGAGGAATAA
- a CDS encoding MotE family protein gives MSENKTSKGWILPLLIIPLILILLTAYFVLNYANGRPLLSLPFATEKTTTNQVNPSAELERRLKVANQEIKKLRNQSKEQSDTLKAKEQEVERLIAERDRLKQTPAPATTDQTKTTKKKAASVTDVYAEMAPKDAALILNELSPTEVVPIIEDIDAEQQAAIIAKMDAKKAAALTQLLATK, from the coding sequence ATGAGTGAAAATAAAACGTCAAAAGGATGGATCTTACCTTTATTGATCATCCCTTTGATTTTAATCTTGCTGACGGCTTATTTCGTATTAAATTATGCGAATGGACGTCCACTGCTATCCTTACCGTTCGCAACCGAAAAAACGACTACGAATCAAGTGAATCCGTCAGCAGAACTTGAACGTCGTCTGAAAGTAGCGAATCAAGAAATCAAGAAACTACGCAATCAAAGCAAGGAACAATCGGATACTTTAAAAGCGAAAGAACAGGAAGTCGAACGTTTGATTGCAGAACGGGATCGTTTGAAACAAACACCGGCGCCCGCGACGACGGATCAAACGAAGACGACGAAGAAAAAAGCTGCATCTGTGACAGATGTATATGCTGAAATGGCACCAAAGGATGCTGCGCTCATCTTAAACGAACTCAGTCCGACAGAAGTCGTACCGATCATCGAAGACATCGATGCGGAACAACAGGCAGCAATCATTGCCAAGATGGACGCTAAAAAAGCAGCGGCCTTAACACAGCTACTCGCGACGAAGTAA
- the flgG gene encoding flagellar basal body rod protein FlgG codes for MLRSMYSGISGLKNFQTKLDVVGNNIANVNTFGYKKGRVTFKDLVSQSVGSSSGAGGNVGGTNPKQVGLGASMSTVDNVYNQGALQNTGRVLDVGISGEGFFQVVTAEGIRYTRSGNFYTDLDGNLVTGDGNYVVGTGTQGTTTVAPTVPLTEWGANVAGAKKMKIPSDARNLSIGKDGLVTYVDTTGALQNVGYITMANFANPGGLEKSGVNVFAASQNSGGAVLGTPNVAGMGQLTSGTLEMSNVDLSEEFTEMIIAQRGFQANTRIITTSDQVLEELVNLKR; via the coding sequence ATGTTACGTTCAATGTATTCAGGAATCAGTGGGCTTAAGAACTTCCAGACGAAACTGGATGTCGTCGGGAACAACATCGCGAACGTCAACACGTTCGGTTATAAAAAAGGACGGGTGACGTTTAAGGATCTCGTCAGCCAATCAGTTGGTTCATCATCAGGTGCTGGTGGTAATGTCGGTGGGACGAACCCAAAACAGGTCGGTCTTGGAGCATCGATGTCAACAGTAGATAACGTCTATAACCAAGGAGCACTTCAAAATACGGGACGTGTACTCGATGTCGGGATTTCTGGTGAAGGGTTCTTCCAAGTCGTCACGGCGGAAGGGATTCGTTATACGCGTTCAGGTAACTTCTATACGGATCTTGATGGAAACTTGGTTACCGGCGACGGAAACTACGTGGTCGGTACCGGGACGCAGGGTACTACGACTGTTGCTCCAACTGTTCCACTTACTGAATGGGGAGCAAATGTAGCTGGAGCTAAAAAAATGAAAATCCCATCAGATGCACGTAACCTATCGATCGGGAAGGACGGTCTCGTCACTTACGTGGATACGACAGGCGCGTTGCAAAATGTCGGATATATCACAATGGCGAACTTTGCTAACCCGGGTGGTTTAGAAAAATCAGGTGTCAATGTCTTCGCTGCGTCACAAAACTCAGGAGGAGCGGTACTTGGAACACCAAACGTTGCCGGTATGGGGCAGTTGACTTCTGGAACACTCGAGATGTCAAACGTCGACTTATCAGAAGAGTTCACGGAAATGATCATTGCCCAACGTGGTTTCCAAGCGAACACGCGAATCATTACGACGTCTGACCAAGTTCTCGAGGAACTGGTCAATCTGAAACGATGA
- a CDS encoding flagellar FlbD family protein, with protein MITLTTLRNAPLVLNAILIESVRSTPDTTIQLVGGQIYVVKESMEEVKAIAIAFYQQIGLAGLNSVRRLEDGRGKEEE; from the coding sequence ATGATTACGTTAACGACATTACGTAATGCACCACTCGTACTGAACGCCATATTAATTGAATCTGTCCGCTCCACACCGGATACGACAATTCAACTCGTCGGTGGACAGATTTATGTCGTGAAGGAATCAATGGAAGAGGTCAAAGCCATCGCAATCGCTTTTTATCAACAAATCGGATTAGCGGGCTTGAACAGCGTAAGGAGGCTCGAAGATGGCCGAGGAAAAGAAGAAGAGTAA